Part of the Sinomonas terrae genome, TTGCCTGCAATTTCAACTTACCTAGGTATGGGGTTCGTCCCGGTTTACCTGGACAGCGACCACTGCGAGCGATGGTCCCGCGTCTTTTCAAACCTCCATGCCGCAAAGGCTTCGCAGGGGGGTGTGAGGTAAGTGGCAAAGCACGAACCTTTGAAGGTAGGCATCGTAGGCGCGTCCAGGGGCGGCGGATACATCGCCGCGATCCGGGCGGCCGGCGATCGCGCCGTCCTGCAGGGCGTGTATGACCCGGCCCCGGAAGCCTCCCTCGCATTCAACCGGGAGTACGGAGCCCAACAGCTCTTCACCAGCTTCGAAGAGGCCGTCGACATTTGCGACATCCTCGTCATCGCCTCCCCGCAGCAATACCATGCCCCTCAGGCAGCCTACGCACTGCAGGCGGGCGTTCACGTCCTCAGCGAAGTCCCCGCCGCCGTGAGCATGGAACAGGTGAACATCCTCCTTGCCGCGGCCCGCTCCTCGTCGCGCGTCTACATGATGTCGGAGAACTACGGATATACGCGGAACAACCTTATTGTCCGAGCAATGGCGCGGGAGGGGATGTTCGGCGAGCTCTACATGGGCGAGGCCGAATACGTGCACGAAATGAAGGCCTTCCACACCTCGCCGTCGGGCGATCCGACCTGGCGCTACTACTGGCAGGTCGGGCGGAACGGCGTTACGTATCCCACTCATAGCCTCGGTCCCCTCCTCGACTGGATGGACGACCGGATCGAATCGGTCAGCTGCGTCGGAACGGGCCGGTGGACCGACCCCGAGCACGAGATGGACGACTCCGTGACGCTCCTTGCCAGGACGCGCAAGGGGGGGCTCATCCGGACCCGCCTCGACCTGCTGTCCAATAGGCCTGAACTCTGGGACTTCTACTCGGTCCAGGGCACCGGAGGCGCCTACGAGTCCGGACGCGGAATGGGAGACCTGCCTCGGGTGTACCTTCACGGGCGTTCGGCGCCTGAATCCTGGGAGCCGCTAGAGGCGTACGCGGAGCGCTTCCTGCCCGACGGGTACGCAAACCCTCCAGCGGGATCCGGGCACTGGGGTTCGGACGCGTGGCCCTTCCTGGAATTCCTCACAGCGGTCGAGCAGGGGACTCCGGCTCCCATCGACGTCTACAAGGCCCTCGAGATGACGCTGCCCGGAATCGTCTCCGAAGAGTCGATCGCGAGCGGCGGAGCGTGGCTTCGCGTTCCCCAGCCCCGGACAATGACTGCGGGCATCGGGATCAACCCGGGCCTGGAAGCTCCTCTGGCCTAGCCGTGGAGAGCGCAAAGGGCTCATGGGTCGGTCAGATCGCGGTCGTGACCGGGGGCTCCGGGGATATCGGGAGCCACATTGTTCGAAGCCTCCGCGATCGCGGGGTCAGAGTAGCCTCAGCCGACATCAAACCGAAGCGCGATTCGCACCTGGATGGGGCGGATGGTTCCTATCGGTTCGACGAGGTTGACCTGAGCGATTCGCAGGCCGTCGAGGAGTGGATTGCGGCGGTGGTGCAGGCATGGGGAGTGCCCACCATCGGCGTGCTCGCCGCAGGCATCTCCGGCGCCTCCAGACTCGTCGAGACCAAGGACCAGGAGTGGAGAGGCGTGCTTGCCAGCTGCCTTGACTCCGCATTCTTCACCGCACGGTCGCTCATCACCCGTATGGTGGCAGCCTCGGTCCCCGGCCGCATCGTGACCGTGGGCTCTTGGGCCGCCCATGCACCGCACCCCCACATCGGCAGCTATTCCGTGGCGAAAGCCGGAATGCGAATGCTGATGCGCACGCTGGCGCTCGATCACGCGTCGGATGGAATCCTTGTC contains:
- a CDS encoding Gfo/Idh/MocA family protein, whose protein sequence is MKVGIVGASRGGGYIAAIRAAGDRAVLQGVYDPAPEASLAFNREYGAQQLFTSFEEAVDICDILVIASPQQYHAPQAAYALQAGVHVLSEVPAAVSMEQVNILLAAARSSSRVYMMSENYGYTRNNLIVRAMAREGMFGELYMGEAEYVHEMKAFHTSPSGDPTWRYYWQVGRNGVTYPTHSLGPLLDWMDDRIESVSCVGTGRWTDPEHEMDDSVTLLARTRKGGLIRTRLDLLSNRPELWDFYSVQGTGGAYESGRGMGDLPRVYLHGRSAPESWEPLEAYAERFLPDGYANPPAGSGHWGSDAWPFLEFLTAVEQGTPAPIDVYKALEMTLPGIVSEESIASGGAWLRVPQPRTMTAGIGINPGLEAPLA
- a CDS encoding SDR family NAD(P)-dependent oxidoreductase, which produces MTGGSGDIGSHIVRSLRDRGVRVASADIKPKRDSHLDGADGSYRFDEVDLSDSQAVEEWIAAVVQAWGVPTIGVLAAGISGASRLVETKDQEWRGVLASCLDSAFFTARSLITRMVAASVPGRIVTVGSWAAHAPHPHIGSYSVAKAGMRMLMRTLALDHASDGILVNEVAPGIVEAGLSKALLAADEELKDRTLEAIPTGKTLNPEQVTRDVLHLCSPLNVATTGAVLVSDGGLSLASLMNRGHRAQDEGEACE